One stretch of Patagioenas fasciata isolate bPatFas1 chromosome 9, bPatFas1.hap1, whole genome shotgun sequence DNA includes these proteins:
- the SLC33A1 gene encoding acetyl-coenzyme A transporter 1 yields MSPAIVAQEGGRQRRAASHHHYLDVRSEAPPGLVLCGDGLPGGEAEALMPPEAGVRGARGCRAELGSILLLLVLYVLQGIPLGLAGSVPLILQSKSASYTDQAFFSFVFWPFSLKLLWAPLVDAVYLRGFGRRKSWLVPTQYVLGLFMIYMSTQVDVLLGDGESRSPDVVALTVTFFLFEFLAATQDIAVDGWALTMLSRENVGYASTCNSVGQTAGYFLGNVLFLALESASFCNKYLRFQPQPQGIVTLSDFLFFWGAVFLITTTLVALLKKENKELTPTKEETKGITDTYRLLFSIIKMPAVLTFCLLILTAKVGFSAADAVTGLKLVEEGVPKEHLALLAVPMVPLQIILPLIISKYTAGPQPLNTFYKAMPFRLLLGLEFALLVWWTPKVKHEGGFPVYYYIVVLLSYALHQITLYSMYVAIMAFNAKVSDPLIGGTYMTLLNTVSNLGGNWPSTVALWLVDPLTVKECAGAQEQTCGTAAAAELCTKAGGSCVTTLDGYYVESVVCVILGFGWWFLLGPKLKKLQDEGQSAWKCKRTN; encoded by the exons atgtCGCCCGCCATCGTGGCCCAGGAGGGCGGCCGGCAGCGCCGGGCTGCGAGCCACCACCACTACTTGGACGTGAGGAGCGAGGCGCCTCCCGGCCTGGTGCTCTGCGGGGACGGGCTGCCGGGCGGTGAGGCCGAGGCGCTGATGCCACCGGAGGCGGGCGTGCGGGGAGCGCGGGGGTGCCGGGCGGAGCTGGGcagcatcctgctgctgctggtgctgtacGTGCTGCAGGGCATCCCGCTGGGGCTGGCGGGCAGCGTGCCCCTCATCCTGCAGAGCAAGAGCGCCAGCTACACCGACCAGGCCTTCTTCAGCTTCGTGTTCTGGCCCTTCAGCCTCAAGCTGCTCTGGGCCCCTTTGGTGGACGCCGTCTACCTGCGGGGCTTCGGCCGCCGCAAGTCCTGGCTGGTCCCCACGCAGTATGTGCTGGGGCTCTTCATGATCTACATGTCCACCCAGGTGGACGTGCTGCTGGGCGACGGGGAGAGCCGGAGCCCCGACGTGGTGGCCCTCACCGTGACTTTCTTCCTCTTCGAGTTCCTGGCGGCAACGCAGGACATCGCGGTGGACGGCTGGGCCCTGACCATGCTGTCCAGGGAGAACGTGGGTTACGCCTCTACCTGCAACTCTGTGGGCCAGACGGCCGGGTACTTCCTGGGCAATGTCCTCTTCCTGGCCCTGGAGTCGGCGTCCTTCTGCAACAAGTACCTGCggttccagccccagccccagggcatcgtgaccctctcag ATTTCCTGTTTTTCTGGGGAGCTGTCTTTCTAATTACCACTACACTGGTTGCccttttgaaaaaggaaaacaaggaacTAACACcaacaaaagaagaaacaaaaggcaTCACTGACACATACAGGCTGCTATTCTCAATAATCAAGATGCCGGCAGTTCTTACTTTCTGCCTCTTGATCCTCACAGCAAAA GTTGGATTTTCAGCAGCAGATGCTGTAACGGGACTCAAACTGGTGGAAGAGGGAGTACCCAAAGAGCACTTGGCTCTGCTGGCAGTTCCAATGGTTCCCCTACAGATCATATTGCCTCTGATCATCAGCAAATACACTGCAGGCCCCCAGCCACTGAACACCTTTTACAAAGCTATGCCTTTCAG ATTACTACTTGGTCTGGAATTTGCTCTTCTGGTATGGTGGACTCCTAAAGTAAAACACGAAGGAGGATTTCCTGTCTACTACTATATCGTAGTACTGCTGAGTTATGCTTTACATCAG ATCACGCTGTATAGCATGTACGTTGCAATAATGGCTTTCAACGCCAAAGTCAGCGACCCGCTGATCGGAGGGACCTACATGACGCTCCTGAACACGGTGTCGAACCTGGGGGGGAACTGGCCTTCCACTGTCGCACTCTGGCTTGTGGACCCGCTGACGGTGAAGGAGTGCGCAGGGGCCCAGGAGCAGACCTGCGGGACTGCAGCGGCTGCAGAA ctctgCACAAAAGCTGGCGGTTCCTGCGTTACCACCTTGGATGGTTACTACGTGGAGTCCGTCGTCTGCGTTATTCTGGGGTTTGGCTGGTGGTTCCTACTTGGGCCCAAACTGAAGAAGCTGCAGGACGAAGGACAGTCTGCGTGGAAGTGCAAGAGGACCAATTGA
- the C9H3orf33 gene encoding protein C3orf33 homolog has protein sequence MAERRSGAAEGLARLSEWADAHLSLLRSLSSALAVAAVLVLARSVRMTTKFTSASDIPAAFVEKNVKLRGKLHHITEKGLEVEHVPISVPFFTSLQRKWQGPGLLLLRLAGVQLAPGALGWLQRHLRPTQIVWFQLLGREDEALECLVSVNKGRFLSVCLNEEILRQGLGRAARVAGLHHESRLYWRLHRRLLRAELKALEKRRGIWKEESYSERIRDRISSNKFVQMLKQFVSWLRNSV, from the exons ATGGCGGAGCGGCGCAGCGGGGCGGCCGAGGGCCTGGCCCGGCTCTCGGAGTGGGCGGACGCGCACCTGAGCCTGCTGCGG AGCCTGAGCAGCGCGCTGGCGGTGGCCGCGGTGCTGGTGCTGGCCCGGAGTGTCCGCATG ACAACCAAGTTTACAAGTGCTTCAGACATACCCGCGGCGTTTGTAGAAAAGAACGTGAAATTGCGGGGCAAATTACACCACATCACCGAGAAAGGCCTGGAAGTGGAGCACGTCCCCATTAGCGTTCCTTTCTTTACATCGCTACAGAGAAAGT GGCAGggcccggggctgctgctgctgcggctggCGGGGGTGCAGCTGGCGCCCGGCGCCCTGGGCTGGCTGCAGCGGCACCTCAGGCCCACGCAGATCGTCTGGTTCCAGCTCCTCGGGAGGGAGGACGAGGCGCTCGAGTGCCTGGTTTCAGTGAACAAG GGTCGATTTCTCAGCGTGTGCTTAAATGAAGAGATCCTGCGGCAGGGGCTGGGCAGAGCGGCCCGCGTGGCCGGGCTGCACCACGAGTCTCGCCTCTACTGGAGGCTGCACAGGAGGCTCCTGCGCGCCGAGCTGAAggccttggagaaaaggagaggaataTGGAAAGAAGAAAGTTACTCGGAGAGAATTAGAGATCGTATAAGCAGCAATAAATttgtgcagatgctgaaacagttTGTGAGCTGGTTAAGAAACTCTGTGTAA